The following proteins are co-located in the Pleurocapsa minor HA4230-MV1 genome:
- a CDS encoding helix-turn-helix domain-containing protein gives MTDNPHTGSSFDDFLLEEGLQVECTAIAIKRVLARQLAEEMKRQNLTKTEMAKQMQTSRTQLDRLLDPEKTGVSIETITRAASVVGRQLRIELV, from the coding sequence ATGACCGATAATCCTCACACTGGCTCTAGCTTCGATGATTTTTTACTTGAAGAAGGGTTGCAAGTCGAATGTACGGCGATCGCAATTAAACGAGTCTTGGCACGTCAGCTCGCGGAGGAGATGAAGCGACAAAATCTAACTAAAACAGAAATGGCAAAGCAGATGCAGACCTCCAGGACTCAGTTAGATAGACTACTTGATCCAGAAAAGACAGGAGTGAGCATTGAAACTATCACTAGAGCAGCTTCGGTAGTTGGTCGTCAACTGCGAATCGAATTAGTGTAA
- the psaJ gene encoding photosystem I reaction center subunit IX: MGDLQKFLSTAPVLIMALLTFTAGILIEFNRFFPDLLFHPLT, encoded by the coding sequence ATGGGAGACTTACAAAAGTTTCTTTCTACTGCCCCAGTTTTGATTATGGCTCTGTTGACATTTACAGCAGGGATTTTAATTGAATTCAATCGTTTTTTTCCAGACCTATTATTTCACCCTCTAACTTAG
- a CDS encoding Photosystem I reaction center subunit III: MRRLFALILVFTLWFGFAPTANADDVANLTPCGENPAYVQKAKNFRNTTDDPNSGQIRAERYAEALCGPEGFPHLIVDGRWSHMGDFFIPSVLFLYIAGWIGWAGRSYVIAVRDEKNAEMQEIVINVPLAISKMLAAATWPLLAFGEFTSGKLIADESEITVSPR, encoded by the coding sequence ATGAGAAGGTTGTTTGCTTTAATATTGGTATTTACGCTTTGGTTTGGTTTTGCACCCACAGCGAATGCTGATGATGTAGCTAATTTAACTCCCTGCGGAGAAAATCCTGCCTACGTCCAAAAAGCTAAAAATTTCCGTAACACTACAGACGATCCTAACTCTGGTCAAATTAGAGCCGAGCGCTATGCAGAAGCTCTTTGTGGCCCTGAAGGATTCCCCCATCTAATCGTAGATGGTCGCTGGTCACACATGGGAGACTTTTTTATTCCTAGTGTTTTATTCTTATACATTGCTGGCTGGATTGGTTGGGCTGGTCGCTCATATGTCATTGCAGTTAGAGATGAGAAAAATGCCGAAATGCAAGAGATCGTGATTAACGTTCCCTTGGCTATAAGCAAGATGTTAGCTGCTGCTACTTGGCCACTGCTTGCCTTTGGCGAATTTACCAGTGGTAAATTGATTGCCGACGAATCGGAAATCACTGTCTCTCCGCGCTAA
- a CDS encoding type II toxin-antitoxin system RelE/ParE family toxin, giving the protein MKRLPAKFFRSEGGVEPVKDWLKTLDREDCRIIGSDIKDVEFSFPIGLPLCRSLSGYKDLWEVRSKITRGKIARVIFYISNGEMILLNGFVKKSQKTPKKEIDLAVKRQKEHQTYDR; this is encoded by the coding sequence TTGAAAAGACTACCAGCCAAGTTTTTTCGCTCCGAAGGAGGTGTGGAGCCAGTCAAAGACTGGTTGAAAACTTTAGACCGTGAAGACTGCCGTATCATTGGCAGTGATATCAAAGATGTGGAATTCAGCTTTCCCATTGGCTTACCCCTGTGTAGATCGCTTTCAGGTTATAAAGATTTGTGGGAAGTGCGGAGTAAGATAACTAGAGGAAAAATAGCGCGGGTCATCTTCTACATCAGCAATGGTGAAATGATTCTGTTAAATGGGTTTGTTAAGAAGTCTCAAAAGACACCGAAGAAAGAAATTGATTTAGCCGTTAAACGTCAAAAGGAACACCAGACATATGACCGATAA
- the tsaD gene encoding tRNA (adenosine(37)-N6)-threonylcarbamoyltransferase complex transferase subunit TsaD produces the protein MATILAIETSCDETAVAIVKNRQVLSSIVSSQIELHQTYGGVVPELASRQHLEIINPCIDRAMSEANLTWQNIDAIAVTCTPGLVGALLVGMAAAKTLSIIHNKPFLGVHHLEGHIYASYLAQPELQPPFLCLLVSGGHTSSIYVKDYGKYELLGSTRDDAAGEAFDKVARLLDLGYPGGPVIDRLAQQGNSKAFQLPEGRISLPEGGYHPYDYSFSGIKTAVLRLVEQLQQGEIPVNDVAASFQATVAKVLTKRSVKCALDHGLDTITIGGGVAANSGLRTHLQQAAEKHNLKVYFPPLKFCTDNAAMIACAAAQHFNLGHVSSLDLEVRSRMPIDRVMELYD, from the coding sequence ATGGCAACAATTTTAGCGATCGAAACAAGTTGTGACGAAACAGCGGTGGCAATTGTAAAGAACCGTCAAGTTTTGAGTAGTATTGTTTCTTCTCAGATTGAATTACATCAAACTTATGGCGGAGTTGTCCCCGAATTAGCATCTAGGCAACACCTGGAAATAATTAATCCCTGTATAGATCGCGCCATGTCAGAAGCGAATTTAACCTGGCAAAATATAGACGCGATCGCAGTTACCTGTACTCCAGGTTTAGTAGGGGCTTTATTAGTCGGCATGGCAGCAGCCAAAACCCTATCGATAATTCACAATAAGCCGTTTTTAGGGGTGCATCATCTTGAGGGACATATTTATGCTTCTTATCTAGCTCAACCAGAATTACAACCACCTTTTTTGTGTTTACTAGTTTCTGGTGGACATACTAGTAGTATTTACGTCAAAGACTATGGCAAATACGAATTACTCGGCTCAACTAGAGATGACGCAGCAGGAGAGGCCTTTGATAAAGTAGCGCGGTTATTAGATTTAGGCTATCCAGGAGGCCCCGTAATCGATCGCTTGGCACAGCAAGGCAATTCTAAAGCATTTCAGCTACCAGAGGGCAGAATTTCCTTACCAGAAGGGGGATATCATCCCTATGACTATAGCTTTAGCGGTATTAAAACCGCCGTTTTGAGATTGGTAGAGCAGTTACAACAAGGTGAAATCCCTGTTAATGATGTGGCAGCCAGTTTTCAAGCTACTGTAGCTAAGGTGTTAACTAAACGCAGCGTTAAATGCGCTCTCGATCATGGCTTGGATACTATTACTATCGGCGGTGGGGTGGCTGCTAATAGTGGATTAAGAACACACTTACAACAGGCAGCTGAAAAACACAACCTCAAAGTCTATTTTCCCCCTCTAAAATTTTGTACTGATAATGCCGCGATGATCGCTTGTGCAGCAGCCCAACATTTTAACTTGGGACATGTTTCTAGTTTGGATTTAGAAGTGCGATCGCGGATGCCCATCGATCGGGTAATGGAGCTATATGACTAG